AACAGAACAGCGGAATATGTTGACACTCTTCAAATATGTGATAAGAATTATTCTCAAAATCCACTGAGCTGAATGAGAGACACTCTGAGACACATAACACAAGGCATTTGAATAGAAATGATTGATtgatcaaaacaataaaaaaaagtttaaagggatactgtcatatttttatggtgtagtttttatttctaaattaatttctaaattaatattggtgtgtaggtgcatctcagctcattttgcctggtcatgtgatttcagaaagagccagcactttaggatggaactgctttctggcaggctgttgtttctcctactcaatgtaactgaatgtgtctcagtgggacctggattttactattgagtgctgttcttagatctaccagggagctgttctcttcccattgttctgttgttaggctgctggggggggtgatatcacgccaacttgcagtggagcagtaaagagtgactgaagtttatcagagtcacatgtctgtgggcacctgggaaactgacaatatgtctagacccatgtcagatttcaaaattaaatataaaaaaatccatctgcagatttcagtgcagaagtctgctggcgcagcactatcaactgatgcattttgagaaaacaatatccctttaaataactgttAGTTCCATTTTATGTCACTTGCCTGTTTCTgctcaaaagaaagaaaaaagtttaaaCCCAGAGAAGTCCCTTACCTGTCTCATAATAATCATAGACTTTAATAGTGGCCGGCTTTAGATTCTTCACCACAATGTCTTGTTCCACCATGAAGGAGAGATGGAGAGGCTCATGTCGCAGCTGGAGGAAAGTGAGAGAGACACCAAAATCTCATGTTGCACTTCTTAAGAAATTAACTGAGCATCGTTTGAGAGTCATAAAGGCTCTTTTATGACAAGCACAATATTGTATCCATTAGAATGCACCTGCTTAAAGGAGCACATTGCACCTCGCTTATGGTGCTCtaacccagtggtccccaaccagtagctcgtgagcaacatgtttcttaccaatcccttggattttgctcccagtggcctcaaagcaggtgcgtttgtaggcaagttttaattgcataaaaactaagtatagtgccaagtagagcctcctgtaggctgccagaccacatggggctaccaaatagccgatcacagcccatatttggcacccccgtTACTTTTTCacgcttatgttgctctccaacggtttttacatttgaatgtggctcacaggtagaaaaggttgaggacccctgctctagactaTAGGGGATGCATTTTATGGTTATGGAATAATGTACAAGCGAGGAGTGGATGCACATGTCATACCCACATGCCAACACGTACATGGAAAGTGCACCCAAATGGCATCTATTCACCCTCAAGCACAGATCTTTCTGCCTCAAGAATAGAATGCAAAGTTTGCTGACCTAGGGCTCAATTACACTGGAAAACTTCTTCTTTGGCCTAAGCAGACATCAGCAGGCAGGACAAAAGCCAGACCAGGTGAGAAGCTGTACCTTGTTAGGGTTCGAAGGCGAATTAAGAGATTCATATCAACTCACTTTAGGAGTGAGAGATAGCCAGGCTAGCCAACAAGAACAGTTTGGTGTCTGGCAAGGAAAGTGATTTTGGGTAGAGCCTCAGGCGATTGTGCTCAAGTTAGGGATCATATTGGTCAAGAGCACCTATGGGAGCTATAGTGAGACAACATGGGAATCGCTTATGCACTATATGCTGGACACATCAGAGAAGTAGCGGAAAGCTAAATTGGGAGACACGACCCCCTCAATGGCTAATGGCATTCTGCTAGTTCATTTCCTGCATGAGACGAGCGCTGGAGGTTTCTGGAGAGGGATTGCTGTGCTTGTGTGAGGATGTGAGAAGATCAGTTGGAGAAATGCTTATTTGTGTAACTAATGTACTCTGGTTCCAGCTTCCAGTGCTCCAGTCTGTACCTGTTATACCTGTGAAAAGCTGCTTAATAAAGTCTGTACCTTGGTTCATTGAATTATGTGGTCTGATGTTGTCTACTTTCTACACCAAACACCTCCACTATCAACCTCCCTGAGACAGGAGTCTATCACCTACAGGTTGTCCCTTTACAAGCCTACCTGTGTAGCAACTACATATTTATACTGAGCACTACAACTCTCACACCAATATGAAACTTATATAGAGTAGTTCACTCTACTATTCATTTGACAGCAGAGGCATTAGACACACAGAGAAAGACAATGGACTCCAAAGTGACTCACCTCATCTAAGTATAATGTCACCATGTCTGTCTGAATCTCACTCCGCTTTATGGTTTTGCTCTTCTCCAGCTGTGAAAAGGAACCCAAGTCTGAGAGCAAAGTCCAATAACACACACATAATGGATTCTTACGGTCTCTCTGGCACTAGTAATTCACTTTGTCTATATTGATGATTGACATACTCTATTCTTGGAATTCAACCCCCTGAGTAATGATATTTAGACTTCATAATAATTTGTACAAGAATGCATTTAATAGAATACACTTCAAACCCAGCCAAGCAGAATAAAGAGACAAATAAATGGGATTCAGAGAACTGGGACTTACTTCTCTCACTGAGCTCTTCACTGGGATAAATCCAGAGAGCATCTTACACTCGATCACAGCCATGTTTGATTTCTCCCGAGATCCTGTATATCTGTATAAACAGAGTCACAACAAAGGAAATAAAAGAACAAGCTTTGTTTTCATATTGGGATGATAATGAATGGAAAATACATGGATATGTATATGCAGTGAAAGCTACAGGTGGTGAAAGAGCACAGATTTATACAATAGTGTCACATGGTACAATTAGGGATAGTAAGAACTAGTTGTGGAAGTATGAAGCATATCTATAGTAAGGCTTTTcttgtttaataaaaacaaaggtCTGTCTTGTAACTAATACagattaaagggaatctgtcatgatttttatggtgtagtttttattcctaaatgacactgttttcactgcaaataattcactgtacaatataaaatgtcattcctgaagcagcaagtgtatttagttgtaatattggtgtgtaggtgcatctcagctcattttgcctggtcatgtgatttcagaaagagccagcactttaggatggaactgctttctggcagcctgttgtttctcctactcaatgtaactgaatgtgtctcagtgcgacctggattttactattgagtgctgttcttagatctaccaggcagctgttatcttgtgttagggagctgctatctggttaccttcccattgttctgttgttaggctgctgggggggggaaagggagagggtaatcagtggcgtaactaccggggaagcagggggtgcaattgggccagggcccgcaccctcagggcccccccagcaGTCATACGCCCACTGGAgtcggctgcacggcccgcaccagggcccgcccccacctagttccgtcactgggggtaatatcactccaacttgcagtacagcagtaaagagtgattgaagtttatcagagcacatgactgggggcagctgggaaactgacaatatgtctagccccatgtcagatttcaaaattaaatataaaaaaaatcagtttgctcttttgggaaatggatttcagtgcagaattctgctggagcagcactattaactgatgcgtttttaattttttttccatgacagtatctccTATCCCTCTAAGGAATAATTCACATGCACCAGAGTATGTAAAAGGGAGAATGCTCACTGGGCAGTGATGTTTATCTTTATCACTTTTAATGAACCTTGAGGACATTTGTCTGGTTGTGTCTCCACTCGTACTGAGAAGGTGGCATCACTTCTAGGTGGGGGAATGTTGTATCTCAGGACAGTCTGTGGGACAAGAACAAGGGGTTGGACTGGGAATGGAACAGATTGAGGAACAGTAAGAGAGTGAGTGTCCCCTCACCTGTACATACACACAGCCGCTCCCAGTGACTGACACAGAGAACTCCCCAGGGATATCTGACAGTGAGGATTTCTGTAGCAGGAGGCGGTTAGTGTGATCCACATGGAACTGTTGATGGAATCCAGTCTTGGAACTGACTGTGACTGTTACATCTCCCTTGTCAGTGAATGTGGCCTCGGCATACGTAGCAAGAGCCTGTAGAGCTACAACTGTGTCCTacagataaataatgaaatacagaTGTTAAAggaccaaaaaacaaaaatgtgcgtTGCCTTATTTTAAAGTGTTGACAAGTATAGTTGGAAAAATACAGACAAacagttgaaggattttagtttaGAAATTAAGATGTTTGAGATAAATCGGTGCCTGAGGCtgaatctgaaagaaaaaaactaaagaacTTTGGGAGAAATATTTATGaagacaaatacttttttttgcccAGGACATTTACTTGGTGCTCTTCACAATTACCTGAGTAGAAGAGAATCCCCCATAAGGATTTTGCTGTTTGCTCAGCCAGTTGACTATCTCAGAAGCTTTGCCCAGGTCCTTGTTGGGGCCAGAGAGAAGAGCCAGCAGTACATAGGAGGTCAACTCCACTTCAGCTGAGGGAGCCCGGGACCAGTAGGATAAATCAGAGGGAACTGTGGCAGGTTTCCTCTCCCAGTGTAACTGTCCTTCTGTGGatagaaaattgtatttatattttctattcaGAATGTAGACACGTGACATAACATGAAATGGCTATACACATTATAAACTCAGATATGAGCCATGAATTGCAGAGACTTGAAGGAGGTGCTGCATGATCTGGGCTAATCCTACAGCATCATTGGTCAGTTCAAGGGACAGCAATGCCAAAACATTGAAGTGGTATAAAGGAGTCGTAGAGCAGAAGATTTGTCTTTAAGGTGTTATAAAGATTGTCCTTGCATAGACTGGTCTCCATTAGAgagatataaatgtataaatgcagCACGGGTTGACCAGGCTCTTAGGCTACAGAATGGACAAGTTTGCCCAAGGCTAAATAAGGGGAATTCCAATCTTTTGTCAACATACTAAACCCACGTTTTATTGTTTGTACAGGAGGACATAATTCAAACACTTATTCCTTGTGGAACTAACAATGTGCATCACACACGTCCAATAAACATACCATTCCTTACAGCCTTCTCCTCCAGTTTAGCCAGCAGCATGTCCCTGAGTTCAGTATCGTCACTCAGAGTGAAAGTGTAGGCCAGCAGAGCCTGGGTGTAGACACTACTCACATCTATGGCAGCCTTCCTCAGGCAGGATAAAGCATCTGCAACCATTGAGTTCTACAGGAAGAAACAGGATTAACGGGAACTGGACAGATACATTTTTCCCGCAGCTGGTACAGAGAAAATGCATTACATTCAATAAGAAGAAAATCAAATTCCTTACATATATCAGTCTGTGTAATTTATGATCTAGGCCACTTACCTGGACAGATACACCAGCTTCCAGCAAAGCCATTGTTACATAAGTAGAGAGAGAGACTTGATCATCTATTCCtccctgtaacacacacacatggtGTTGGTACCAATAATACCAGCACAGAAGCCAACACAATAACACTTTCTACTGGTATCATAGCTGAAGTACCTTCATAGCATTATTGAAGAGTCTCCCCACACTCTGGAAGCAGCCACTCTCATTGCGATTGTTCTTCAGCCAAGAGAAAGTTTGGTTTAGGTGACTTTCATCTATGAAGATGTAGGGACGAGCCTTGTTGAAGGACTTCAGTACAAATGCAGTCAGCCTGGGTGAGAAGAATGACAccagggaaaacacatttttgaatttgCTATTGTCAAGCCTGTGACTAAatgtcctagtgacacgaaatgcgttaggcgtgAGATGTTTAACATTTTCTAACTTTTACCAATTATTAGTCTGATCTATGCGTGACCTACtcgagtgccttgctccaacatttgtTAATCTACATACGGATTGTCCACTCTCTTGAgttgagggcctggggcaggagcacctgggccacctatTTAACTTGGTGAGTTAGTCCATTGGCAAAGTGTCAGGCTTAAACATATATATTCTGTTTGCCTAAGCACTCACCATGTATTTCCCTCTTTGTCTCTTTGCCCAAATGCGCTGTATGATCCATCATCCCGTTTGTATATCAGCTGCCTCTGGTACCCTGAACACAAACAGATTTTCCAGTATAAATAATTATGACTTCGTTGTGCTCTTTCTTATTAGTTACATCTCTTTTAACCTATTAGCTTTGTGGATCTGATACATCAGACCTAATAAACTGGATCTATTGTATTTCATTTCTCTTAGATCATTTACACAACCAACTACTGTAATCGAAATAATTGGCATTACCCCAAATTGCCGTGTCCTGTAGAAAAGCATGGGAAACACTCTCTGGGCCATTTACAAAAACTTGGGGCAGAAATGGGGGTCCCATTTAGATCTCATTCGGGCAACACATCTTCCCTTGGTCTGACTGTGTGAACTTCACAAAAATAATTTGGCACAAGGTGTAGACGCAGCATCATGGGGTCCagggcagccctgtccttatctCCTCGGGTCAGGTTATTTGTGCAAAGAACTGTGCAATCatgttgtacagtatatacataaagtataaaaatgaaGGCTTAAATAAGAAGGAGTGAAGGCAAACAGGTATTATGTAAAAAGGATAAGGAATGCACACATTTAAAATAATCTTGATTAAATCCATAAATTCCTCACCACTTTCAAGGAACCCTTTGGCTTTGCTCTGGATCTCAGGGCTCAGTTGGTGAGTCTTTTCAAGATACTGAAGAATAAAAATATTGGGAGCAAAGAGAACCATGTTCTGCTCCCCGCATCCATACGGCATGGCCAGGAGATGGTCCAGGTTCTGCAGGGCTGTTCCCATTATGTCTCCTGTAGGATATAGATAAGAATCCAGCATGACAAGGTGAACACTTCATGCTGTGGTATAGCTTTCTAATCATCCCATGGACTATTCCATACGTTTTGAGTTTGGAGCATTGGTGACATAAGAGCTTTAAACTGAGCATATAAGAAAAAATATGTGAGTGGCCAAGGTAGGCTGATTAGATCATTTGTGTCTCAAGCCTACAATTGGATCATAAGAGAAGTTTATGTAAAACTCCTTGCAGAATATCACataaacaatgtaaataaatCCATACCTGATTTCTAGTAACTCATATCAACCAATTAGACACGAAAATTCTACTTCCTGATTGACCTTTAGGCTTGGCCCCTGGCAGATACCCTGACCTTCCCATATGGGAGCCAGTCATACAGTTGGAGGACACCCACTTTAGAAGGTTACAGAGACAGAAGGCAGAGCTCTAGTACCTAGAACTGTGACGTATGCTCTTTCGGAATTCTTCAGAATATTTTCTGGAACTTTTAGCGATATCTCCTCTGTTTTAGGATGATCTGGAACAATACAGCACATAAATATTGTATGCTcaggaaaatgaaaacatttagacCTGGTTTCCCATTCATACATGGATTTGCCTTTGCTAGTAATTGACATTATACCATGAATAGTTCATCTCACACAGCCACACCCATTTCTTCATATCACCATATGCTTCTTTTTTTGGGGCACAGAATagtataacaaaaatatatatatatttatatcacagcTGTGGTCTATCAAGAGTGGGAGGAATACATCAGAAACACAGTCGTACATTAGGGTTCACATTAGCCTTGTACATTGCAAACTAGTCTtagcatatgttaattagggtcggccagggaaatcacgtgactttttgtcacaaaacaaggaagtaaaaaatgttttcccacccctaatttgcttatgcaaattaggattcggattcggtacggtattcggccgaatctttctcaaaggatttgggggttttgccgaatccaaaatagtggattcggtgcatccctactatttagtctctttgttctcatagaagtaggcaatggccatgaaataggccaactgttttgaagcaggagggaccactgacacctgggcctaccgggagttttcctggtatccctgtgggccagtccgacactgctaaagaGGTACAAATTAAAGgaataccgtcatgggaaaaaatgctctTTTCCAAAATGAGTCCTGCTGCTCCAGcacacttctgcactgaaatctgtttttcaaaaagcaaatggattttttatatttaattttgaaatctgacatggggctagatatattttcccaggtacccccagtcagggcagccatcaggggggacaggggggagagttgtagggggccccgagggtaaggggggcccagccatgccacacttacttgattagccgggcccccacctttctgagagctgctgacttcgggaaggcatggacgtttaaggggccctggccaccaattttcttataatgtggaggggggggctggccaccaattttggccaccaatttttttttctcgtttGGGGTCCTAGccagcaatattttttaatggggggccctggccacaaatgttttttatggggggccctgaccacaaatatctttttattttttattaacatgtgggaaccctagccaccaatatttttttttgtttttttactgtgtggtggggggcagacctgtggggtggggagggtggacctgtaggtggggctttttgggtgcagcccagggggcccaggaaattttgtcgtatggggccctgtgatttctgatggccgtcctgcccccagtcatgtgacttgtgctctgataaatttcagtcactttttactgctgtactgcaagttggagtgatatcaccccctctctcccccccccagcagcctaacaacagaacaatgggaaggtaaccagatagcagctccctaacacaagataacagctgcctggtagatctaagaacaacactcaatagcaaaatccaggtcccactgagacacattcagttatggaatgacattttatattgtacagtgaattatttgcagtgtaaacagtgtcatttagaaaaaaaaactacatcataaaaatcatgacagaatcccttaaacatATTCTTCATCGGACCCATCTTTATCCCATGCACACTGTACCTTCTCCATTTTGGCTGCAGAGCAGAGAATTATGAGATTTTTCTTCCAGTACTCCTCCTGGCTGAGAAAAAAACGTGTATATTAATCAGTTAAAATGGATCTATTGATAGAATTATGTTGTATTTACGTAGTTTATACAATATGTCACAAACAAGGAAACAACCGGACTCTTCAATTACAGTTGTACATTTCAGGATCTTGACATTTTCTAAAGGCCACAGCTTTCCAGGAGACTCACCTGCACCAGTAGAAGCTTAATCACAGTGTCGGATCTCCCCTGCTTAGGGACAATAGGGATTTCATTATTGCACAAGTCCTGAGTATCCAGAGCCTCTGTCTTTACCGTGACATTCACCTCTCCTGGTGacaacaagagaaaaaaaacccaatgaaaatgttgaaaaaattgaAATGGGAAAAGAAAGCAGAGAGAAGAGTAATGTAACAGTGGAACTCTGCAATGACATTACGAAAGACAACCAGCTCCAATACAACAGACCCAGTAAGTATGTTTTAcaccactgatccccaaccagtagctcgtgaggaacatgttgctctccaaccccttggatgttgctcccagtggcctcaaagcaggtgattatttttgaattctaggcttggaggcaagttttggttgtataaaaaccaggtgcactgccaaacagaacctcattgTAGGTTGACATCTCACCCAGGTTGGAGGCTTTAAGGTTCCAGTAGAAGGTCTTGCTTTCCTCTGCACAGACACAGCTGCTAAACTGACAGTCAGTACATGGTTCCTCCTCTAACTCTTGTGATGGCATCAGGGAGGTCTGAACCTGTTATTAAAATGAATAGatcaatttcatttttaaaaaaaatgctgtgtaaaatatacagtaaatggacagagaATGTGATGCTTTGTGAATTTATCTATACCCTCCTGAAGGTGAGAAATTAGATTGTATCGCtgattgttttctgaaaaataactGCTCATTTTTACCTTAAATTCAGCAAGATGTTTGACAAAAGGTTGGCCGAGTggaaataaaagactggaaaagtTGTGCAACGCTAAATAGAGAGGATCCTGGAGAGGGTCTCAGAAGTAAAAATGGAGGGTACCCCACTCTATGACACACTTCGCAAGCAAATATTACAACAATTTAATAATACTGCTCCACAAAGTAAAACTGCAAAGAATTTAGGGATATCATCATCTACAGTACATAATATCATTAAATGATTCAGAGAATCCAAGGGACAAGGCTAAAAGCCAATATTGGGTGCCATGATTTTCAGACCCtcaggcaacactgcattaaaaACAGACCGGTTTTGTAATGGAAATCAGTGCATGGGCTCAGGAATACTCCCCAAATCCATTGTCTGGGAATACAGTTTGCTGTTGCCCCCACAAAAGTTACACCTGTACCATGCAAAGTTGAAACCACAGAAACGCAACCCAGAAACACTGATGCTTCTTCTTGGCCTTGATGCTTTTCTTGGTTTAAAAATTTCCAGTGGTCTCACCaatcaaaatttgaaattctgtTTTTGAAAATCATAGACTCTGAGTCCTCTGGGCTAAAGAGAAGAATGGCTATCCAGCTTGCTATCATTCCACAGTTCAAAAGTCAGTATCAGTATGGGGCTACCTTAGTGCACACAGCATGGGGAGCCTGGACATTGGTGATGGTATGGGGGTGCATTACTTTGTAGACGAGGCATGGAGCACAATGGCTTTAAAAGGGTCATTTGATGTTGTTCTGGAGGGAATGGGGACCTTTGCAGCTGCATATGGTGGTTTTGTTGTGGTTTATGGTATACATGGTTCcttatgaaaagaaaatatattttctaggtACCTTCATACATTCCCTTAGGTAATTAAAGACAGAGGCCTTGAGAGTGAAAGACTCTCCTCGCACCACAGAGTACGGCAGAGTGAGCTCCACAAAGAAGGGCTGGAAGACTCGAAGGGAGGTTGGTGGGGAGATGCCAAATCCACTGGGTCCCATACAGAAAGCTCCAGCATTCCAGTCTGTGATGGTGTCTGGGGCTGAGTGATGGAGCTCTGTTGTACCAGACTCACTGAGGAAGAGGGTGATGAAAAAAGAAGACACAGACATAGAAAGTAACTTGTAGACATTACAGTAGGTCATTTATGGAGAAACCATATATTTAATGCCACCTATTTTATATGAAGTAAATAAATAGGTATACTCCATTCTTTCTTTTCACCAAAAAacaactgtgtagccatgggggcagccattcaagcacaggatacacagtagataacagataagtactactatagtttatataaacaagctgctgtgtagccatgggggcagtactactatagttttatagtttatttttgacgatccctaagcagcctagatcacactgagcatgtgcacagtcttggtcttgcaaagatgtttaacaaagttacaagatggtgaccccctgtggccaacgttgaaagcataaatcatttttttgattTGGTATGTGATACAGTAAGTTCatgattatgtttagtatacaaaatacagcattcccAACCTTATTATACTTTAgactgtacttcccctttaaaagaacaaatattatataaagTCTTATATTCTGCCCCATGTACTGCAAGTCTGCTTTATCTCAACCCTCCACTTCTGAGTCATTGCATTATTCATTCCCTATATCCCCTGGCACTCACCCCACAGGTAGCAGCTCCCATATCCATGTCTCTGGAAAGTAGGATCGGATCATTTCAACTGACTCAGACTCTGCTTCTGGGATCTCTGCTTCTGGGACCACAATAGGTCTAACTACCCTTGCATTGCGGGGTATCCAATGGACGTGGTAGTTCAATTCTGCACAGGTAACAGAATAAACAAATGTGTTACTGTTTATTAAAAGTTGGTGCTCAAGGCACACTGTAAAAAGtcatattttgctttataatGGGCTGAATTACCCTACAAATAAAGGTCATTGCTGACTGGGGATGCCTATGAGTCGGTTTCTTGTTGTGCCAATAAGGGTGGCAGTgattgactgtctatggcaccttacagctgGAGTTTATATACAGATTGTCCTGGTCTGGTGGGGTGCACAATTAAAGCTATATAACTAAATAGTCTGATTTTTTACAATAACTATCCATTTGGGGTTTCACCAGTCTATCCAGTAAGCAGCAGCCCTGCTTGATTTCTAGTTATGATTATGAAGTGaggatatataaaatgtataaatggtcTCACCAGCTGAGCGGTCTTGAGTTTGTACTTCATACTTTCtcttaataaaataatcatatgGACACTTCTCAGGATTCATAATGTCAGCGCTGGTGATGATTTTTAGTCGCAAGTTCTGAAATCAAAAGGAGCACAGGTAGAAGCCAATAGTTGTTCCATGTcacaaactgttctaaatgttaAGCCTAGTACCTCAAAGAGACTGAAAACATAAACTTTCTCTGCTCTAAAGCGTCTGGAAAGTCTACTATGCGATGGACAGATGTATTCATAGGCtcgatcatcatcatcatctccaaGCTCAGGGGAGAGGAAGAGACCATGAATCTGGAAAACAGGGAGACAGAGGCCGGTTACAAGCTAGTTTACTGCTGTCCCTATTGTAGTTGCCTTGGGTAACCTGAAAGTTCTAAGCTCGGTTCTAGTTCTGATAAACCATGGAAATTATAACCCCAGTGACCTGTGCCTAACACTGTAGACTTTTGTGAACCAAATATTTGTTGAGCAGGCACTCagatgaaggcaatcttccacagccttacgcatttcatgtaaCACTTAGCCATAGACTGTAGACTTTTCTGCCTGCCTTTACTTTActggtcatttatgaacacaagtgcagAGAAGACCTGTACCTACAACATTTATATTGATCAAGTGGTAAGTACAATGTACTGGGACTTGAGTACACTACATTTTGTAAAGATTTCAATAACACCTGTGTACTGCCCCTTATTTCATAGTCAATAGTTGAGGAAAGATACCTGTTATTCAATTTGTTATTTACAGCACCTTGAGTAATGCTTGAATTGGTTGGTGCCGTTTAATCAGCTGCATCCAGGCAAGTGAATGTTCATACCTGTACATATGCATCTCTTAGGCTTGATTCCAGATAAAGATAAGAATATATCTTACCTTATCAGCTGTCAGTTCTTTGTCAGGTTTCATTAGCACCACACTCTGATCCACCACTCTCAGGCCACAGAGGGACCCGGCATCTGCCTGAACTCGTAGGGAAACATCTGATCCTGGTAGAACTTCATCTGGGGAgaacccaactgatatctggacaGGAAGACAAAGCATTCAGATTTAACCCAACCCAGATATTCACTCTTTCAATTAATAATCCCACTCCCTAAAAACTGCACTAATCACCCCTATACTGTCACCTGACCACTTTTCTACTTCCTACAGCCTTCAGGATAAGAGACTGGTGTTTAACCATGTGCTGGTGCTTACTGTAGCCCCTACACATTTAGCCATGCTCACCACACTCACCAAAATGCACAGAATCCACATGACTCTCAAATTACGTTCTCACTGCCAAGGCCAAGCCAACATCTCCAACTAATAGTTATAAAGAGCTCAGCTTTTCACACTATCAACCGTTCATC
This sequence is a window from Xenopus laevis strain J_2021 chromosome 7S, Xenopus_laevis_v10.1, whole genome shotgun sequence. Protein-coding genes within it:
- the MGC68875 gene encoding uncharacterized protein LOC379686 (The RefSeq protein has 22 substitutions, 1 frameshift compared to this genomic sequence); amino-acid sequence: MVFPRSEQACVHLEGAEGESQIQLTLHMGKSNTTVIEKSSQQNSYFNCVTFEVPPPSKGKKEVATMQVSIQSGGETISNSSKVLVKKARTSLFIQTDKAVYKPGQTVRFRVVSLNENLQPGEGQVPTIELQDPGKNRIGQWLNTSLQQGIAELSLPLSSEPSFGEYSIRVKDTVHVFSVEEYALPRFEVILQLPRVIAVNSNQFPVKICARYTYGKPVQGTYKVNVCRRTYTYWLSRYPLCADFTGKSFIFHSRWRTDSLESRSSRIHHFTMKQGKLNETGCSTLDVSSSNFRLQFRFWQISLEATCLVTEDGTGIEISASGKSKISTKLTIVSFLDVDNTFKPGIPYRGTVRVVDASDTPIPKQLVYLINAGGLVNQTLVTDENGLAPFKLENTAEWKGEIYLTAETLKEKPDPADFYKYLTYGSANLRIRRFYSRSKSFIKIHAQKGELPCQGQKEVWVEYLIKRTRLGKRAKHLQLHYLVVSKGAIKHSDFLEVPINKEEEVQRGEVPIKLRLSTDFSPTLRVLIYILLPGGEMVADTAAFKLQKCFRNKISVGFSPDEVLPGSDVSLRVQADAGSLCGLRVVDQSVVLMKPDKELTADKIHGLFLSPELGDDDDDRAYEYICPSHSRLSRRFRAEKVYVFSLFENLRLKIITSADIMNPEKCPYDYFIKRKYEVQTQDRSAELNYHVHWIPRNARVVRPIVVPEAEIPEAESESVEMIRTYFPETWIWELLPVGESGTTELHRSAPDTITDWNAGAFCMGPSGFGISPPTSLQVFQPFFVELTLPYSVVRGESFTLKASVFNYLRECMKVQTSLMPSQELEEEPCADCQYSSCVCAEESKTFYWNLKASNLGEVNVTVKTEALDTQDLCNNEIPIVPKQGRSDTVIKPLLVQPGGVLEEKSHNSLLCSQNGEDHPKTEEISLKVPENILKNSERAYVTVLGDIMGTAVQNLDHLLAMPYGCGEQNMVLFAPNIFILQYLEKTHQLSPEIQSKAKGFLESGYQRQLTYKRDDGSYSAFGQRDKEGNTWLTAFVLKSFNKARPYIFIDESHLNQTFSWLKNNRNESGCFRSVGKLFNNAMKGGIDDQVSLSTYVTMALLEAGVSVQNPVVADALSCLRKAAIDVSSVYTQALLAYTFTLSDDTELRDMLLAKLEEKAVRNEGQLHWERKPATAPSDLSYWSRAPSVEVELTSYVLLALLSGPNKDLGKASEIVNWLSKQQNPYGGFSSTQDTVVALQALATYAEATFTDKGDVTVTVSSKTGFHQQFHVDHTNRLLLQKSSLSDIPGEFSVSVTGSGCVYVQTVLRYNIPPPRSDATFSVRVETQPDKCPQGSLKVIKINITAQYTGSREKSNMAVIECKMLSGFIPVKSSVRELEKSKTIKRSEIQTDMVTLYLDELRHEPLHLSFMVEQDIVVKNLKPATIKVYDYYETGEEAVAEYNSPCSSDEEKDNARSLQTSFKDP